A window of Ranitomeya variabilis isolate aRanVar5 chromosome 2, aRanVar5.hap1, whole genome shotgun sequence contains these coding sequences:
- the C2H9orf78 gene encoding splicing factor C9orf78 homolog: MPAGKNFRRRKASSSEEEEEDQGVTKEVRRKLEEAKEVQSLRKRQNGVSAAALLVGEKLPEESVMADDPFKIKTGGMVDMKKLKDRGKDSKIGDDEELNLGTSFSAETNRRDEDADMMKYIETELKKRKGIIENEEKKVKPKSAEDCLYELPDSIKVSSAKKTEEMLSNQMLSGIPEVDLGIDAKIKNIIFTEEAKARLLAEQQNKKKDKQTSFVPTNMAVNYVQHNRFYQEDLNTPLRRHKEEPKARPLRVGDTEKPEPEKSPPNRKRPSNEKATDDYHYEKFKKMNRRY, from the exons ATGCCAGCCGGTAAAAACTTCCGCAGGCGCAAAGCCTCCAGCtccgaggaagaggaggaagaccaaGGGGTGACCAAGGAGGTTAG AAGGAAACTCGAAGAAGCTAAAGAGGTGCAGAGTTTAAGAAAGCGACAAAATGGTGTCAG TGCTGCCGCTCTGTTGGTTGGAGAGAAATTACCAGAAGAATCAGTAATGGCG GATGATCCTTTCAAAATCAAAACTGGAGGGATGGTGGATATGAAAAAGCTGAAGGATCGTGGGAAGGACAG TAAGATTGGAGACGATGAGGAGCTGAACCTGGGGACGTCATTCTCAGCGGAAACCAACAGGAGGGATGAAGATGCTGACAT GATGAAGTACATAGAGACAGAGCTGAAGAAAAGAAAAGGAATCATTGAGAATGAAGAGAAGAAGGTGAAGCCGAAGAGTGCGGAGGATTGCTTGTACGAGCTCCCAGACAGCATCAAGGTGTCCTCCGCCAAGAAGACCGAGGAGATGTTGTCCAATCAGATGCTGAGCGGCATCCCGGAGGTGGACCTGGGCATAGA tgcaAAAATCAAAAACATCATCTTCACTGAGGAAGCCAAAGCCCGCTTACTGGCCGAGCAGCAGAATAAGAAGAAGGACAAGCAGACCTCCTTTGTGCCCACCAACATGGCTGTCAACTACGTACAGCACAATCGAT TCTACCAGGAGGACCTGAACACCCCTTTGAGACGTCACAAGGAAGAGCCTAAAGCGCGTCCCCTTCGTGTAGGTGATACAGAGAAGCCAGAGCCTGAGA AGTCTCCTCCAAACCGCAAGCGTCCATCCAACGAGAAAGCCACAGACGACTATCATTATGAGAAATTTAAGAAAATGAACCGACGTTACTAA